From a region of the Mycolicibacterium sp. MU0050 genome:
- a CDS encoding thioesterase II family protein: protein MSTQSEVEFQPWVKSFDATGATDAVVIFPHAGGAAAAYRTLAKTLSERGVTAFIVQYPQRADRLAHPAVDSIDALARQLFDAGDWGRVGALSLFGHCMGAVVAFEFARLAEERGVAVRRLWASAGQAPATVPEVLPLPSTDADVMADMVDLGGTDPRLLEDEDFAELLMMAVKSDYRALSGYTCVPGARIRADIHAIGGTRDHRIRPHWLENWASHTTGRFTLSHFDGGHFYLNDHLDAVTELVIRR from the coding sequence GTGAGCACGCAGTCCGAGGTCGAATTCCAACCCTGGGTCAAAAGCTTCGACGCCACCGGCGCGACGGACGCCGTCGTGATCTTCCCGCACGCCGGCGGGGCCGCGGCGGCCTACCGGACGCTGGCCAAGACGTTGTCGGAGCGCGGTGTCACGGCGTTCATCGTGCAATACCCGCAGCGGGCCGACCGGCTGGCGCATCCGGCCGTCGACAGCATCGACGCGTTGGCCCGCCAGCTGTTCGACGCCGGTGACTGGGGACGGGTGGGCGCCCTGAGCCTGTTCGGCCACTGCATGGGTGCGGTGGTGGCGTTCGAGTTCGCCCGCCTGGCCGAGGAGCGGGGCGTCGCGGTGCGCCGCCTGTGGGCGTCGGCGGGCCAGGCTCCGGCCACCGTCCCCGAGGTGTTGCCGCTGCCCAGCACGGACGCCGACGTGATGGCCGACATGGTCGACCTCGGCGGCACCGACCCGCGCCTGCTCGAGGACGAGGACTTCGCGGAACTGCTGATGATGGCCGTCAAATCCGACTACCGAGCGCTCAGCGGTTACACCTGCGTGCCGGGCGCGCGCATCCGCGCGGACATCCACGCCATCGGCGGCACCCGCGACCACCGGATCCGGCCGCACTGGCTCGAGAACTGGGCCTCGCACACCACCGGCCGGTTCACGCTCTCCCACTTCGACGGTGGCCACTTCTACCTCAACGACCACCTCGACGCAGTGACGGAGCTGGTGATCCGCAGATGA
- a CDS encoding (2,3-dihydroxybenzoyl)adenylate synthase — MSTGTPDTAHAVDSEIDDLTKGFVPFPEDRAEIYRQAGYWTDQPLDSLLREAAARWPDKTAITDTRESYTFAELDALADRVGAGLTARGIAAGDRVLLQLPNSCRFAVALFGLLRAGAVPVMCLIGHRTVELGHFAQVSGAVGMVIPDRAGGFDFRGMAAELVAEHPGLTHIFVDGEPGDFRPWSDVTDHAGPIPERAPVDVDGPALLLVSGGTTGLPKLIPRTHNDYRYNAVACAQAYGMTGDDVYLVALPAGHNFPLACPGLLGSMTVGATTVFTDDPSPEAAFALIDKHQVTVTGLVNALAKLWAQACDWEPVLPTSLRVVQVGGSRMMPEEARLIRENLSPGMQQIFGMAEGMLNFTRPGDPVEVVDNVQGRPMSPHDEMKVVDEDGVEVAPGEEGELLVRGPYTLNGYYRADEANARSFSPDGFYRSGDRVRIFTDGPRAGYVEVTGRIKDVIHRGGETVSASDLEEHLHTHPAVAAAAAVALPDEYLGEKICAAVVFKGAPITLAELNGFLDERGVSAHTKPDLLAPMPSLPKTAVGKVDKKQIIAALVAKT, encoded by the coding sequence ATGAGTACAGGAACTCCAGACACAGCGCACGCCGTCGATTCCGAAATCGACGATCTCACAAAGGGATTCGTTCCCTTCCCGGAAGACCGGGCGGAAATCTACCGGCAGGCCGGTTATTGGACGGATCAGCCGCTCGACTCCCTGCTGCGGGAGGCCGCGGCCCGCTGGCCGGACAAGACCGCCATCACCGACACCCGCGAGAGCTACACCTTCGCCGAACTGGACGCGCTGGCCGACCGCGTGGGCGCCGGCCTGACCGCCCGGGGCATCGCCGCCGGCGACCGCGTCCTGCTGCAGCTTCCCAACTCGTGTCGGTTCGCGGTGGCGCTGTTCGGGCTGCTGCGCGCCGGCGCCGTCCCGGTGATGTGCCTGATCGGCCACCGCACCGTCGAGCTGGGGCACTTCGCCCAGGTCAGCGGCGCGGTCGGGATGGTGATCCCGGACCGGGCCGGCGGGTTCGACTTCCGCGGCATGGCCGCCGAGCTGGTGGCCGAGCATCCCGGCCTGACCCATATCTTCGTCGACGGCGAACCCGGTGACTTCCGTCCGTGGTCGGACGTCACCGACCACGCGGGCCCCATCCCCGAGCGCGCCCCGGTCGACGTCGACGGTCCGGCGCTGCTGCTGGTGTCCGGCGGCACCACCGGCTTGCCCAAACTGATCCCCCGCACCCACAACGACTACCGCTACAACGCGGTGGCCTGCGCCCAGGCCTACGGGATGACCGGAGACGACGTCTACCTGGTGGCACTGCCGGCCGGGCACAACTTCCCGCTGGCCTGCCCCGGGCTGCTCGGGTCGATGACCGTGGGCGCCACAACGGTTTTCACCGACGACCCCAGCCCGGAGGCCGCCTTCGCGCTGATCGACAAGCACCAGGTCACCGTCACCGGGCTGGTCAACGCCCTGGCCAAACTGTGGGCGCAGGCCTGCGACTGGGAACCGGTGCTGCCGACCTCGCTGCGGGTGGTGCAGGTGGGCGGGTCGCGGATGATGCCCGAGGAGGCCCGGCTCATCCGGGAAAACCTGTCCCCGGGCATGCAGCAGATCTTCGGCATGGCCGAAGGCATGTTGAACTTCACCCGCCCCGGTGACCCCGTGGAGGTGGTCGACAACGTCCAGGGCCGGCCCATGTCGCCGCACGACGAGATGAAGGTCGTCGACGAGGACGGCGTCGAGGTGGCGCCCGGCGAGGAGGGCGAACTGCTGGTCCGCGGCCCCTACACCCTCAACGGCTACTACCGCGCCGACGAGGCCAACGCGCGGTCCTTCAGCCCCGACGGCTTCTACCGCAGCGGGGACCGGGTGCGGATCTTCACCGACGGGCCGCGCGCGGGCTACGTCGAGGTCACCGGCCGCATCAAGGACGTGATCCATCGCGGTGGCGAAACCGTGTCGGCGTCGGACCTCGAGGAACATCTGCACACCCACCCGGCCGTCGCCGCCGCGGCCGCCGTGGCGCTGCCCGACGAATACCTCGGGGAAAAGATCTGCGCCGCCGTGGTTTTCAAGGGTGCCCCGATCACCCTGGCCGAACTGAACGGGTTCCTCGACGAGCGGGGGGTGTCCGCGCACACCAAGCCGGACCTGCTCGCGCCCATGCCGTCGCTGCCGAAGACCGCCGTCGGAAAGGTGGACAAGAAGCAGATCATCGCCGCCCTGGTGGCCAAGACATGA
- a CDS encoding amino acid adenylation domain-containing protein, with protein sequence MGRAATSSQTVHQQVADLLGVLPDDLDPEADLIASGLDSIRMMSLSGRWRRQGLDIGFATLAETPTVAAWTRLVEELTADAVAVEEPAGQPDEPDDSEPFPLAPMQHALWLGRNTEQALGGVAPHLYVEFDGEGVDPRQLRVAAAALARRHPMLRVDILPDGNQRISDRTLPVTVHDLRDLDAEAAQVRLEEIRDAKSHQILHGEVLEISLTLLADGRTRLHVDMDMSAADAVSYRNFMADLAAFYRGEDLPELGYTYRRYRSALTASTAVSEEDRRWWAERVPQLPEPPSPPLVPLAEQADPRRNTRRWHFFDAEIRDALFESAHKRGITPAMAIAASYAGTLARWSTNSRFLLNLPMFGREPFHPDVDKLVGDFSSSLMLDVDLTGADSAAKRARAVQDSLHTTVRHSSYSGLSVLRDLTRHRGVPTLAPFVFTSALGLGDLFAGDVTEQFGKCVWHISQGPQVLLDAQATPFDGGLLINWDVREDAFRPGVADAMFAHHVEELIRLAGDDAAWEALDTSAVPQAQREVRAAHNAVRAALSGDALHDGFFRAAAATPEAPAVISSLGDLTYAQLREQALAVAATLRQRGVGAGDAVAVMGPKNAEQIPALLGIHAAGAVYLPIGVDQPEDRAIRILQSSDVHSVLWCGAATAQTAALPVPALTVAEAIAAGRAAAACTEPATAGPEDIAYVLFTSGSTGEPKGVEVSHGASMNTLEFINRHFEIGPADRCLALSTLECDISVLDIFGMLRAGGSIVVVDEADRRNPDAWVALIAEHQVTVLHWLPGWLEMLVAVGSDKISSVRVVPTGGDWVRTEMVRALRAQAPGVRIAGLGGATETATHNTICEPTALPAHWAAVPLGTPLPNNRCRVVAADGFDCPDWVPGEFWVGGRGIARGYRGRPDLTEERFVEYDGTTWYRTGDLARYLPDGTLEFVGRADHRVKISGYRVELGEVEGALNRLDAVDGAVAAVVPVAGDHRRQQLAALVKVTDPALTVPAITEALAGFVPPHMVPDLIEVVDSIPYTVGGKIDRRAAAERLAGLAEQRGAPTGPSHRAPSTPLERALADITASLLGLDSLGADDDFFAMGGDSVLATQLVGRIRAWLDTRDVMVADVFAARTVAELAALLQRREPGSDRLEQVAEVYLEVADMESSEVASALDSAGAK encoded by the coding sequence GTGGGTCGCGCCGCGACGAGTTCCCAGACCGTACACCAGCAGGTCGCCGACCTGCTCGGCGTCCTTCCCGACGACCTGGATCCCGAAGCCGACCTCATCGCGTCTGGGCTCGATTCCATCCGGATGATGTCCCTGTCGGGCCGCTGGCGAAGACAGGGTCTGGACATCGGGTTCGCCACACTGGCCGAGACCCCGACTGTGGCCGCGTGGACCCGACTGGTCGAGGAACTCACGGCCGACGCCGTCGCGGTCGAGGAGCCGGCCGGGCAACCGGACGAGCCCGACGACTCCGAACCGTTCCCGCTGGCGCCCATGCAGCACGCGCTGTGGCTGGGCCGCAACACCGAACAGGCGCTCGGCGGCGTCGCCCCGCACCTGTACGTCGAGTTCGACGGTGAGGGGGTCGACCCGAGGCAGCTGCGCGTCGCCGCGGCCGCCCTGGCCCGCCGCCACCCCATGCTGCGGGTGGACATCCTGCCCGACGGCAACCAGCGCATCAGCGATCGCACCCTGCCGGTCACCGTGCACGACCTGCGCGACCTCGACGCCGAGGCGGCCCAGGTGCGCCTCGAGGAGATCCGCGACGCCAAGTCACACCAGATCCTGCACGGCGAGGTGCTGGAGATCTCGCTGACGCTGCTGGCCGACGGCCGCACCCGGCTGCACGTCGACATGGACATGTCGGCCGCCGACGCCGTCAGCTACCGCAACTTCATGGCCGACCTGGCGGCCTTCTACCGCGGCGAGGACCTGCCCGAACTGGGCTACACCTACCGGCGCTACCGCTCCGCGCTGACGGCGTCGACCGCGGTGTCCGAGGAGGACCGGCGGTGGTGGGCCGAGCGGGTCCCGCAGCTGCCCGAGCCGCCGTCGCCGCCGTTGGTCCCGCTCGCCGAACAGGCCGACCCGCGGCGCAACACCCGCCGCTGGCACTTCTTCGACGCCGAGATCCGCGACGCGTTGTTCGAGTCCGCGCACAAGCGCGGCATCACCCCGGCGATGGCCATCGCCGCGTCCTACGCCGGGACGCTGGCCCGCTGGTCCACCAACTCGCGCTTCCTGCTGAATCTGCCGATGTTCGGGCGGGAGCCGTTCCACCCCGACGTCGACAAACTGGTCGGCGACTTCAGCTCGTCGCTGATGCTCGACGTCGACCTCACCGGAGCTGACTCCGCCGCCAAACGTGCCCGCGCGGTCCAGGATTCGCTGCACACCACGGTCCGGCACAGCAGCTATTCGGGGTTGTCGGTGCTGCGGGACCTCACCCGGCATCGCGGCGTACCGACGCTGGCCCCGTTCGTGTTCACCAGCGCCCTGGGACTCGGCGACCTGTTCGCCGGGGACGTCACCGAGCAGTTCGGCAAGTGCGTCTGGCACATCTCGCAGGGCCCGCAGGTCCTGCTGGACGCCCAGGCCACCCCGTTCGACGGCGGCCTGCTGATCAACTGGGACGTCCGCGAGGACGCATTCCGGCCCGGCGTGGCCGACGCGATGTTCGCCCACCACGTCGAGGAACTGATCCGGCTCGCCGGCGACGACGCGGCCTGGGAGGCGCTGGACACCTCGGCGGTGCCCCAGGCCCAGCGCGAGGTTCGGGCCGCGCACAATGCGGTGAGGGCCGCATTGAGCGGAGATGCGTTGCACGACGGGTTCTTCCGGGCTGCCGCGGCGACCCCGGAGGCGCCGGCGGTGATCAGCAGCCTGGGTGATTTGACCTACGCGCAGCTGCGCGAGCAGGCCCTCGCGGTGGCGGCCACCCTGCGGCAGCGCGGCGTCGGCGCCGGCGATGCGGTGGCTGTGATGGGCCCGAAGAACGCCGAGCAGATCCCCGCGCTGCTGGGCATCCACGCCGCCGGTGCGGTCTACCTGCCGATCGGCGTCGACCAGCCCGAGGACCGGGCCATCCGGATCCTGCAGAGCTCGGACGTGCACTCGGTGCTGTGGTGCGGCGCGGCCACCGCGCAGACCGCGGCGCTGCCGGTGCCGGCCCTCACGGTGGCCGAGGCCATCGCGGCGGGCCGTGCGGCGGCCGCCTGCACCGAACCGGCGACGGCGGGCCCCGAGGACATCGCCTACGTGCTGTTCACCTCCGGTTCCACCGGGGAGCCCAAGGGCGTCGAGGTCAGCCACGGCGCCTCGATGAACACCCTCGAATTCATCAACCGCCACTTCGAGATCGGGCCGGCCGACCGTTGCCTGGCGCTGTCCACCCTGGAATGCGACATCTCGGTGCTCGACATCTTCGGCATGCTGCGGGCCGGCGGATCGATCGTCGTGGTCGACGAGGCGGACCGCCGCAACCCCGACGCCTGGGTTGCGCTGATCGCCGAGCATCAGGTCACAGTGTTGCACTGGCTGCCCGGCTGGCTGGAGATGCTGGTCGCGGTCGGCTCGGACAAGATCTCCTCGGTGCGGGTGGTGCCCACCGGCGGCGACTGGGTGCGCACGGAGATGGTGCGCGCGTTGCGGGCCCAGGCGCCCGGCGTGCGGATCGCCGGTCTGGGCGGTGCCACCGAGACGGCCACTCACAACACCATCTGCGAACCCACCGCGCTGCCCGCCCACTGGGCCGCGGTCCCGTTGGGCACGCCGCTGCCCAACAACAGGTGCCGGGTCGTGGCCGCCGACGGCTTCGACTGCCCGGACTGGGTTCCCGGCGAGTTCTGGGTCGGTGGCCGTGGCATCGCCCGCGGTTACCGCGGACGGCCGGACCTGACCGAGGAGCGGTTCGTCGAGTACGACGGCACCACCTGGTACCGCACCGGGGACCTGGCGCGGTACCTGCCCGACGGCACGTTGGAGTTCGTCGGCCGCGCCGACCACCGCGTCAAGATCAGCGGTTACCGCGTCGAACTCGGTGAGGTCGAGGGCGCGCTGAACCGACTCGACGCCGTCGACGGAGCGGTGGCCGCGGTGGTGCCGGTGGCCGGCGATCACCGACGCCAACAGCTGGCCGCGCTGGTCAAGGTGACGGACCCGGCGCTGACTGTCCCCGCCATCACCGAAGCCCTGGCGGGATTCGTTCCGCCGCACATGGTTCCGGACCTCATCGAGGTGGTGGACAGCATTCCCTACACCGTCGGCGGCAAGATCGACCGGCGCGCCGCCGCCGAGCGGCTCGCCGGCCTGGCCGAGCAGCGGGGCGCCCCGACCGGCCCGAGCCACCGGGCCCCGAGCACCCCGCTGGAGCGCGCGCTGGCTGACATCACGGCGAGCCTGCTGGGTCTCGATTCGCTCGGCGCCGACGACGATTTCTTCGCCATGGGCGGTGATTCGGTGCTGGCCACCCAGCTGGTCGGCCGGATCCGCGCCTGGCTGGACACGCGTGACGTGATGGTCGCCGACGTCTTCGCGGCCCGCACGGTCGCGGAGTTGGCGGCGCTGCTGCAACGCCGCGAACCGGGCAGCGACCGGCTGGAGCAGGTCGCCGAGGTGTATCTGGAAGTGGCGGACATGGAGAGCTCGGAGGTCGCCTCCGCGCTCGACTCGGCGGGAGCAAAGTGA
- a CDS encoding polyketide synthase — MSDTTPEPIAIVGLGCRLAGGLTTVAQFWQFLLEGGSAVREVPAERWEPYLRRDPRNAAILAETTTLGTFIDDLAGFDAEFFGVSPREAELMDPQQRLALEVSWEALEHAGVPPRSLAGSDTAVLMGVNSDDYGKLLMEDLQGIEAWTGIGTSLCGIANRVSHLLDLRGPSVALDAACAASLVAVHQACQLLRAGETSLALAGGVSALIGPGLTRVLDQAGATAPDGRCKTFDAAADGYGRGEGAAVVVLKRLVDAVADGDRVLAVVRGGAVAQDGRTVGIMSPNGAAQADLFRLTCRSANVDPASVDFIEAHGTGTPTGDPVEVAALAEVYGAARPATDPARIGSVKPNTGHLEGGAGAVGLIKTVLALHHETIPPTAGIQTLTPAVDWTNTGLRVPTEVEPWPRRAGRPRRAAVCSYGYGGTIAHVLLEEAPAEAVPTDPATTAPTTAAPAVVPISARSAARLATQAGALGAHLAGAGADELSDIAAALWARRSHEPVRAVVLAADRHELVRGLDALARDVRDPAVVLGTALPHTDDGAVWVFSGHGSHWPEMGRELLADEPAFAAVIDRIDPIFGAELGFSARTALSTGELGGTDQVQALTFAMQVGLAAVLRERGVRPAAVIGHSVGEVAACVTAGVFDLAQGAKVACYRARGFRAVMGQGAMALVQLPFDEAQRRLGARTDVVAAISSSPTSTVISGHRAAVEEIAAGWTEEGVVVRRVKTDVAFHSPAMDALTADLARLTGALPPSSPASVPLYTTALADPRSTVARGPDYWVANLRDRVRFAEAVTAAAEDGHRLFLEVSAHPVVAHSVVETLLHLGIDEHAALGVLRRDQPARRSVAAAVAGLHCHGAPVDHGLSGARRWAHDLPGTQWHHRHFWRTPSAPPGGRGLHDVHSHTLLGGRLEISGAAAARVWETRLDMATRPYPASHPVQGTEIVPAAVLLNTFHAAAGGDLTDVHLRTPVAPGRTRDVQVVRQDQALSIASRLVSEDEPDTGGWLTHCTALAATDRRPDVAPLDEHAVRARCGTELPPDHVVDRLATLGVAEMGFDWQVVDLRQGDGEYLAQVRANPDGSRPETWAGLLDAATSVASTVFDGPPRLRMPARIERVSILAAPSDSVLLHVRRRPETTCTDVVIADLTGTALVLLTGMAFEELENTAGDVNSVLHQVNWHPTPYSEHARPAHVALVGGDAATRTWCQRDLAAARVGASVHADPTDVPADLGSDAVVLVLPDGGQTPLDAVDTALRTLKHLLDKGSTARLWALTQRVHEGDGFDRSPLWGLARVAATEHPQFWGGVLDVADEHLPLGALASLPGHSVVVVRDGVALTARLGSLGPAAGTPMECSPAGSYLITGGTGALGLRMAERLADLGARRLVLLSRSGLPPRADWDTAPDQQQIRAVTALEERGISVHVAALDIAADGAAARLRTLLRDLPPVRGVVHAAGVEAGVFLANTTIDEIATTMRPKVDGALVLHEMFPPGQLDWMVLFSSCGYLAGFPGQGAYACGNAFLDGLARHRRELGDATTSVAWTAWRGLGMGSDSGFVAVQLDALGMDTIGADDAMRALEVAMRSGVANPVVLPVLPDAVSVPILAEVAAAVAASADTGDAPAGPVGPGDMDTPEWVAEQVLTAVAGELGLPADSVDTRLPLVEIGVDSIMTVSLRRQLEKQTGLTLPPTLLWEHPTAAAVTARIIELLDAEISSATAEEGVPVP; from the coding sequence GTGAGCGACACCACTCCCGAGCCGATCGCGATCGTCGGCCTCGGCTGTCGGCTCGCCGGTGGCCTCACCACCGTCGCGCAGTTCTGGCAGTTCCTCCTCGAGGGCGGTAGCGCCGTGCGGGAGGTCCCCGCCGAGCGCTGGGAGCCCTACCTGCGCCGCGATCCGCGCAACGCCGCGATCCTCGCCGAGACCACCACCCTGGGCACGTTCATCGACGACCTGGCCGGCTTCGACGCCGAGTTCTTCGGGGTCTCACCGCGCGAGGCCGAGCTGATGGATCCGCAGCAACGCCTGGCCCTCGAGGTCAGCTGGGAAGCCCTGGAACACGCCGGCGTCCCGCCCCGGTCGCTGGCCGGCTCCGACACCGCCGTGCTGATGGGCGTCAACTCCGACGACTACGGCAAGCTGCTGATGGAGGACCTCCAGGGCATCGAGGCGTGGACCGGGATCGGCACCTCGCTGTGCGGCATCGCCAACCGGGTGTCCCACCTGCTCGACCTGCGCGGCCCCAGCGTGGCCCTGGACGCGGCCTGCGCGGCGTCGCTGGTGGCGGTGCATCAGGCCTGCCAGCTGCTGCGGGCCGGGGAGACCTCGCTGGCGCTGGCCGGCGGGGTCAGCGCGTTGATCGGCCCCGGCCTGACCCGGGTGCTCGACCAGGCCGGCGCCACCGCACCGGACGGCCGCTGCAAGACATTCGACGCCGCGGCCGACGGCTACGGCCGCGGCGAGGGCGCCGCCGTCGTCGTGCTCAAGCGGCTGGTCGATGCCGTGGCCGACGGCGACCGGGTGCTGGCCGTGGTCCGCGGCGGCGCCGTGGCCCAGGACGGCCGCACCGTGGGGATCATGTCCCCGAACGGCGCCGCCCAGGCCGATCTCTTCCGGCTGACCTGCCGCAGCGCCAACGTCGACCCCGCCAGCGTCGACTTCATCGAGGCCCACGGCACCGGCACCCCGACGGGCGACCCCGTCGAGGTCGCCGCGCTGGCCGAGGTGTACGGCGCGGCGCGACCGGCGACAGACCCTGCCCGCATCGGCTCGGTCAAACCGAACACCGGCCACCTCGAAGGCGGGGCCGGCGCGGTCGGCCTGATCAAGACCGTGCTGGCGCTGCACCACGAGACCATTCCGCCGACCGCCGGCATCCAGACGCTGACGCCGGCGGTGGACTGGACCAACACCGGCCTGCGGGTACCCACCGAGGTCGAACCCTGGCCGCGCCGCGCGGGCCGTCCCCGCCGCGCCGCGGTGTGCAGCTACGGCTACGGCGGCACCATCGCCCACGTGCTGCTGGAGGAGGCGCCCGCCGAAGCCGTCCCGACCGACCCGGCCACGACCGCGCCGACGACGGCCGCGCCGGCGGTGGTACCGATCTCCGCGCGCTCGGCGGCCCGGCTGGCCACCCAGGCCGGCGCGCTGGGGGCGCACCTCGCCGGGGCCGGCGCCGACGAACTCTCCGACATCGCCGCCGCGCTGTGGGCGCGGCGCTCGCACGAACCGGTGCGGGCGGTGGTGCTCGCCGCGGACCGCCACGAACTGGTGCGCGGGCTCGACGCCCTGGCCCGCGACGTCCGGGACCCCGCCGTCGTGCTCGGCACCGCGCTGCCGCACACCGACGACGGCGCGGTGTGGGTGTTCTCCGGGCACGGCTCGCACTGGCCCGAGATGGGCCGCGAACTGCTGGCCGACGAACCCGCCTTCGCCGCGGTGATCGACCGGATCGATCCGATCTTCGGCGCCGAGCTCGGCTTCTCCGCGCGGACCGCGCTGAGCACCGGCGAACTCGGCGGCACCGACCAGGTCCAGGCGCTGACCTTCGCCATGCAGGTCGGCCTGGCGGCGGTGCTGCGGGAGCGCGGCGTGCGCCCGGCCGCCGTGATCGGGCACTCGGTGGGCGAGGTGGCGGCCTGCGTGACCGCCGGGGTCTTCGACCTGGCCCAGGGCGCGAAGGTGGCCTGCTACCGGGCCCGCGGGTTCCGCGCCGTGATGGGCCAGGGCGCCATGGCGCTGGTGCAGTTGCCGTTCGACGAGGCCCAGCGCCGGCTCGGTGCACGCACCGACGTCGTCGCCGCCATCAGCTCGTCGCCGACCTCCACGGTGATCTCCGGCCACCGTGCCGCGGTCGAGGAGATCGCCGCCGGCTGGACCGAGGAAGGGGTGGTGGTGCGCCGGGTCAAGACCGACGTCGCCTTCCACAGCCCGGCCATGGACGCGCTGACCGCCGATCTCGCCCGGCTCACCGGCGCGCTGCCACCGTCGTCGCCGGCCTCCGTGCCGCTCTACACCACCGCCCTGGCCGACCCGCGCTCCACCGTGGCGCGCGGACCGGACTACTGGGTGGCCAACCTGCGGGACCGGGTCCGCTTCGCGGAGGCCGTCACCGCCGCCGCCGAGGACGGACATCGCCTGTTCCTGGAGGTCTCCGCCCATCCCGTGGTGGCGCATTCGGTGGTGGAAACGTTGCTGCACTTGGGCATTGACGAACACGCCGCACTCGGTGTGCTGCGCCGTGACCAGCCGGCGCGGCGCAGCGTCGCCGCGGCCGTCGCCGGATTGCACTGCCACGGCGCGCCGGTCGACCACGGACTGTCCGGCGCGCGGCGGTGGGCGCACGACCTGCCCGGAACCCAGTGGCACCATCGCCACTTCTGGCGTACGCCGAGCGCGCCGCCCGGCGGTCGTGGGCTGCACGACGTGCACAGCCACACCCTGCTCGGCGGCCGCCTGGAGATCTCCGGTGCGGCGGCGGCCCGGGTGTGGGAGACCCGCCTGGACATGGCGACCCGGCCCTACCCGGCCAGCCATCCGGTGCAAGGCACCGAGATTGTCCCGGCGGCCGTGCTGCTCAACACCTTTCACGCCGCGGCCGGGGGCGACCTGACCGACGTGCACCTGCGCACCCCGGTGGCCCCCGGGCGCACCCGCGACGTGCAGGTGGTGCGGCAGGACCAGGCCCTGTCCATCGCGAGCCGGCTGGTCAGCGAGGACGAGCCCGACACCGGCGGGTGGCTGACCCACTGCACCGCGCTGGCGGCCACCGACCGGCGCCCCGACGTCGCCCCGCTCGACGAGCACGCGGTGCGGGCCCGCTGCGGCACCGAGTTGCCCCCGGACCATGTGGTGGACCGGCTCGCGACCCTCGGCGTGGCCGAGATGGGCTTCGACTGGCAGGTGGTGGACCTGCGGCAGGGCGACGGCGAGTACCTCGCGCAGGTGCGCGCCAACCCCGACGGCTCCCGGCCCGAGACCTGGGCCGGGCTGCTGGACGCGGCCACCTCGGTGGCCTCGACCGTGTTCGACGGTCCGCCCCGGCTGCGCATGCCGGCCCGCATCGAACGGGTGAGCATCCTTGCCGCACCGTCGGATTCGGTGTTGCTGCATGTGCGCCGACGCCCCGAGACCACCTGCACCGACGTCGTCATCGCCGACCTGACCGGCACTGCGCTGGTGCTGCTGACCGGGATGGCCTTCGAGGAACTCGAGAACACCGCCGGCGACGTCAACAGCGTCCTGCACCAGGTCAATTGGCATCCCACGCCGTATTCCGAGCATGCCCGGCCGGCGCACGTCGCGTTGGTCGGCGGCGACGCCGCCACCCGCACCTGGTGCCAACGCGACCTCGCGGCCGCCCGGGTCGGCGCCAGCGTGCACGCGGACCCGACCGACGTCCCCGCCGACCTCGGCTCCGACGCGGTGGTACTCGTCCTCCCCGACGGCGGGCAGACCCCACTCGACGCGGTCGACACGGCGCTGAGGACCCTGAAGCACCTGCTGGACAAGGGCAGCACCGCGCGGCTGTGGGCGCTGACGCAGCGGGTGCACGAGGGCGACGGTTTCGACCGGTCCCCGCTGTGGGGGCTGGCCCGGGTCGCCGCCACCGAACACCCCCAGTTCTGGGGCGGGGTGCTCGACGTCGCCGACGAGCACCTGCCGCTCGGCGCGTTGGCCTCCCTGCCCGGCCACTCCGTGGTGGTGGTGCGCGACGGCGTGGCGCTGACCGCCCGATTGGGCAGCCTCGGGCCGGCCGCCGGGACACCGATGGAATGCTCGCCGGCGGGCAGCTACCTGATCACCGGCGGTACCGGCGCGCTGGGTCTGCGGATGGCCGAACGGCTGGCCGACCTCGGCGCCCGCCGCCTGGTGCTGCTGTCCCGCTCCGGCCTGCCACCGCGCGCCGATTGGGACACCGCGCCCGACCAGCAGCAGATCCGCGCGGTCACGGCCTTGGAGGAGCGCGGGATCTCGGTGCACGTGGCCGCGCTGGACATCGCCGCCGACGGCGCCGCCGCGCGGCTGCGCACGCTGCTGCGCGACCTGCCGCCGGTGCGCGGCGTGGTGCACGCCGCGGGCGTGGAAGCCGGTGTCTTCCTTGCCAATACAACCATCGACGAGATCGCGACGACGATGCGCCCGAAGGTCGACGGCGCGCTGGTCCTGCACGAGATGTTCCCGCCGGGACAGCTGGACTGGATGGTGTTGTTCTCGTCCTGCGGCTACCTCGCCGGCTTCCCCGGCCAAGGCGCCTACGCCTGCGGCAACGCGTTCCTCGACGGGTTGGCCCGGCACCGGCGCGAACTCGGCGATGCCACCACCAGCGTGGCGTGGACCGCCTGGCGCGGGCTGGGCATGGGCTCGGACTCCGGGTTCGTCGCCGTTCAACTCGATGCGCTGGGGATGGACACCATCGGCGCCGACGACGCGATGCGGGCGCTGGAGGTCGCGATGCGCTCCGGAGTGGCCAACCCCGTGGTGCTGCCGGTGCTGCCGGATGCGGTCTCGGTGCCGATCCTGGCGGAGGTGGCCGCGGCCGTCGCCGCTTCAGCGGACACCGGCGACGCCCCCGCCGGACCGGTTGGCCCCGGCGACATGGACACCCCGGAGTGGGTTGCCGAGCAGGTGCTGACCGCGGTGGCCGGCGAACTCGGGCTGCCCGCCGACAGCGTGGACACCCGGCTGCCGCTGGTCGAGATCGGGGTGGATTCCATCATGACGGTGTCGCTGCGGCGGCAGTTGGAGAAGCAGACCGGTCTGACGCTGCCGCCGACGCTGCTGTGGGAGCATCCGACCGCCGCGGCGGTGACCGCCCGCATCATCGAGTTGCTCGACGCCGAGATCTCCTCGGCCACAGCCGAAGAGGGCGTGCCGGTCCCCTGA